GGAGCTCTCATACCAGAAGCAACTTCAATAAGGTTTGGGTTCATGTCTACTTCTGCCTTTGCCTTCGCGAGCTGTGCTTGCTTTACTTTGAGCTCCTTAGCTTGTGCTTCACCAAATTGACTCTGTAATCAGAACATTCAAGTAAGGCACAAGAAATAAGGATAAGGATAAACAACCAAAAAAACAATCAAGATTCACCCATACATACCTTAATTCTATGCAATTCAGCCTGCCTAGAGAGTTTTCCCTCTTCAACAAACTGAAATCCTGGCCTTTTAGGACGGAGGAGCTTGATTTGGTTTATGCCCATCCTTTCATCAAAATGAGCACTTGATTTTGCCAGAGAATCCAAGTCTGGCTTGATGATTTGAAAAGCcgccttcttttgcttgtttatatTGACCTAGCCAATGTAGAACCAATAGTGGCAGTCACCATATGAACAGATCATGGATAACATTTTATATGAAGCTTATTGTAACAAATTTTACCTTTAGAGTACTCAAATTTGTTGGCTTTGTCATGCTGATAACTTTTCCCTGCTCATCAATTTCCCTACCCTGAGCATCAAGGCGAAGGACAGGAGCCTTGGGAGGTCTTTGAGGCACAGTAAGTTCAGTGGATGTACCGGGAAACATGTTGATGAGAGGAGCAAAGTGTGGATCTTGCCGGAATCCCATCTTAGCAGCAAGCTCTTGTGCTCGCTTCACTGCCTCCAGATTAGGAATGCTTGTAAGACCCGGAATACCAATTGCATCAGCTGCGGCTGGAGTCCCAGAGACACTACTCATGGGCAGGCCAGAAACTGGCCCAGTATGCTTTGCTTCTCCTTTAGAAACAGTCTGTGTTTCGACAGCTGTTTTTGCATCTTCTTTTTTAGAAACTTGCATATCAGTACTAGTAGTGCCAAGTTTATTAAGCtgtgcaagaaaaaaaatagaataatTAAAAAGTTATATTAAGAAATTGGGGCAAGGGACTGAGAACAGCTGTGACTTCTTACCATGGGTAGTTTCTTGAGTTTCTCTGACAGTTCCTTCTTCAGTTGCAAAGCTTTTTTTGCTTTGGCTAAAGCATCAAGAGATAGATTACTATTTTTGCCAGCAGCTGAGGTTGCACTTCCATCTGTACTAGATTTTCCAGTAACCTCATCAGATCTAATACTAACCCCCTCATTTTCATTGTTGATAGTAATCGAAGATACCTTTGAAGACACGGAAACAGATGATGACACTACAGCAGGTGCGGCATTGAGCGGTTGCTGAGAACCATCCTGCAAATTAGAGATGCAAATTCAACTTATAAAAATACACTTGCAAAATAAAGGAGCAACAATCACATGATATGTggcacttcaaaaaaaaaagtaacaaaaaaaacaagGCAATCAAGTACTAACAAAATGGTGCAAGTAGGATATGTAGAATAACCAAGAAAAATACGGCAACATCAAATCAATGCTGACTGCTGATATGACTTATATTGCATTAGAAGATAATGAAGTATTACATAAGCACTTCACTTTACACCACAGCTTTGACAGAATCGTGTAACACCAAATACAATATTAGTATAAGTAGTCAGCAGGAAGATCATAAAAAACATAGGCAAAAATACTATGGCCTTCCTCAAAAAACTTGATAATCAAAATGTCCCTCAAATCCTTGAAAGGTATCTACACTATCAATCATCACTGAACAAACATAAACCAACAAGGGACTACATAAGTCTTGAGTGACCCATTGGCACATTTCTctaataagaagaaaaaaatacagCACGGCAGAAGCCATATGCTTCTGAATTTAATATTCCAACTCCAAAGTGCCAAACAAAACAAACTGTACGCTTATaccaacacaaaaaaaaagtccTAACAACGAGTAAGGCAGCATTGCCATAGCTACTTGTCTGCTTGCTTTTGCCTTTCCTCTAACTGAATCTAAGGAAAATAGTCAACATCATAATCACAACAGCCACTCAAAACAAGCCACAGAAGCTGTTCATCTTCTGAGATGATTTCACAAGGGAAACTCAAACAATACCACTCAATCGAGATGGTATAAACTTTTTGAGCAGAAAAGAATAACCTTAAATCACAACTGCTGCAAGAAAATAGTCGAACTCTTCAAATCATCCAATACCCCGTGAACTAACAACACGGCTGTGAACTAACACATTCGTTTCTTAACCTTACCATAGCTCACTTGACAATTGTGACTACCTTAATGGCATATATTACTAGCATACATTAGCAGTAAGTTGCCCAAGCTCTAGCAATCAACATGAAAACACAATGAACAGAACTAAGCAATAAAGTGTAGGAACACTTACACTATGCGCGGCACCACTCTGTAAATCTCCATTAACTGCTAACTCCCCCATCTTCTGGTCACGAGATGAGATCTCCTTGCTCCCCTTACTCCTCACATCACCATTCTTCCCATTAGCATCAACATCCTCAAATCTCCGGCGCTCACGCCTAGGCCTCTCCTCCTTGGGCGGAGGCGGGTCCACAGAGGCCCTAGCCCGCTTGCCGACATCTCGGTCGGTCTCgtccccaccaccaccgccaccgccctcgTGGCCCTTCCGCTTCCGTGACGAGGACGGCGGCTCGCGGTCGGCAGAGTCGCGACGCTCGATGGACTCTCGCGGGCGGCTCGACGAGCGTTCCCGCTtcgcggagggcggcggggacTCCGACGAGGACACGgaacggcggccatggcggcggcggtcgtcgccgtcgtccccgCCGTCGCGGTGGCTGCGGCGGTCGTCTTTGTTGCGGTGGTGGCTGTGGCTGTGGCGGTCCTCAtcgtcgccaccgccgtccttttcgcggtggcggcggcggcggtcgtcaTCCCCGCCGTCGTGCTTGTTGTGGTCGTCGGTGTCGTGGCGGCtgcggcgacggtggcggtCGTCATCCCGGTCGCGGAAGCGGTGGtggccgtcgtcgtcgcgggcgcggcgggaggAGCGGTCGCGATCCATGGGCGGGGATGGCGAGGCGATAGCGGGGACTAGGGTTTGAGTCGAGTTCAGAAACGGGGAGGAGCGGACAGAAATGGAGGATCTGCGGACGCGTCGCGTGCGCTGGGTTCCGTTCCTAAAAATAATTAGGGCATCCTTTAGATGCAcactataaattttttaaaagataatttttcatatttgaaaaattaaacatagactaattataaaattaattatagaactcATCGGTaaactataaaaaaaatttattaagactaattaatccatcattagtacatatatactgtagcaatttagtatctaattaCGGTGTAATTAAACTCATTAGTttatctcgtaatttacaagtaaactatacaattagtttttttatttcatctaatttaatactttatgtatgTGTTGCACACATTCGATacgatagttttggaattttgaattttgcatctaaaccagACCCCTATTGCGCAAGTCACCGACTTCTGTCTGCTTAAGCAGTGGGCCCTGGCTATTTCTGGGCTGGGCTATGCTTAAGCAGTGAGCCCTGGCTATCTCTGGGCTGGGCTATGTTGCAAGCCAAGCCCGATCCACGATGCGCTactgatttttttaattttttccaTGTTCAGgcatagggatggcaacgggtctaAATCCATCGGATTTTGCCATccaaactcaaacccaaacccatgaAAAATATTTGAACCCACTAAAAAATTCATACTCGTGACGGGTTTAAAATTTTGCCCGAACTTAAACCCATCGGGTTAGCAGATACCCGTGGATCACCCATGggtctacgctttacaaattttTCTCATGATCAATAAGTTTAATAAAGTAAACATCATTGTAACGTATTGTGAGTAAGAAATCTGTGTTCAAAGATTTTTTAAagataataaaaatataaataacaagtTCTATATTTAAATGATCATAACATCATACAAAGTCAGAAATCCATCATATGCATATACGAACGCGACAACTGCATAGCGACTGTTGGTATATTTGAGCGTCATGGAGAATATGCAAGAATGTGGTATCTacggttcaggctcatccaagaaCACAACACCGGTAGAATCAAGGGTAGAGAGGACTATTCAGATTCAAGGGTTAAAACAAGAAAAACCTAAGTTTAACTATTTATGTCGAGcttcaacgtcgcctggatagACCAGAAATTCTTATATTGGCTACTATCGTgcaaccgaacgtggaggattacaatCTCACAAACAGGGGTGTCACCACCTGCAgtctacctctacaaaccgtgggatgcTACAACAATCGAATTCTAGTCTAGGCACCACGCCAACACTGTTGTTTACTAGCTCCAGTTCTAGTCAAGAACATTCGTCTTTATCGGGAGTTTTAAACTACATCTACCCACTGGTGAACGCTCAATCCAGTAAACAGTTTGAAAATACTAGTTAACTTGATTTAAAATTATTGAATACTGAAGAAGTCACTAACATTTACAATGAccgataagcatccgtcgaggtataagcagagaagagtgccgacagacccggcacttccccaactcctcctcactctctccaTATTTTTCCTACACTCCTAGGCTGCCTAAGTACCTAAGGAGAGCTCTCAAGCTCGAAGTGAAGAAGAGAGGTgaatggtgtggtgtgtgtctccattctctaccccctcttgtatttataggaaggAGTTATGGGGTCTTCACGCGGCATTTGCAGCAGGGGAGGCACCTCAAGCCGATGTTAGGAAGCTACCAGGAAGCAGCAGGACAAAGCTGAAGGTCGGTGAAGCCAATCACTGTTTCAACCGACTAGTGGGGCCTACCTCTAGCCACCGTCTTTGGGCAGAAAGCTTCCAGGAGGGTCCTCTTGGCCTTGGCACATGCCTAAGCCTATGTAATGTCGGTTTCCTTACTTTGGTGGGCTCTTTGATCCATGTGACGACATGTGTCGCGCTCTGATTCGTCGAACTTTTGTTTCTTGGATCATGACCTGCCACCTAACTTCAAGTTTAGCTcaaattcacctgcatacaattTCAAACCAGCATATGTGGAATTCATTAGTATTTAATCCTCTTCTACCATTTATTCCATCTTTATGCATGGTTTTCATGCcagagttgatggtcaaaacgAGTCAAAttagaccgtcaacaagatcacCCACACTTAGTCCTTTTCTCGTCCCGAGTAAAGCCTAGGACTAAGGTAGAATGACCACTTCTTGATAAAAACACACTGCACAAAAGTTATTCTATACCTCACCTTtatttgtgaactttgaagtgtctgCCTTGTCGTTTTGGATTGTTGAATATTGGAACGATCTGATCCAAGTACTCttctagctttgctgcaagtTTGGGGATTTTGaaagtgtgacaccctaggtgttcaAAAATCATAATTAAGCCAACtcaattaatttacaacataATTATGAGGGCAAATAATTAATGGAGGCAacacatttgaatttaaacttaaTTTTCCAATATAAGTAATTCATGTAAAGGCGTTAAAATCAAAAGTTATCAAATTTAAATGAAATTTCAAACAAGTCACAAATATAAAATGGATGAAAACAAGTACCTTTAGTAACATGTGCTTAAATAGATTTCAGCCAATTTCCATTTAAAACAACATCAAATTTGAGGTCTTTTAATGTAAAATGAAACATTTAAAATAATTTGCAAACCTTCGATCAAATGAAAAGTGCATTAAACAAAAAATGTAGattttgaaaaattgaacaaaaatggtattcaaatgttttttatttgagtttaggaagaaggagaaaattATAGTTTACAATTTAGTCTCACAAAATTTTAGAAATCACAAAAAGGCCAAAAACTcagttttctctctctcctctcctccggcGCCCGTACGCCGGCGTCCCGCCGGGGAAGCGGCCCTGGAGCGCCACATGGCCGTCCAAGTGGACCCCCGCGCCCCTGGTTTTCGACCAAACCGGTCCCCATGGTGTTTCCCTCGCGCGCCACACATCCCGGACGCCcgagcggccgccacctcgccaccGGCCttcccagcgccgccacctcgaTGCCGGTTCGTCCCAGGCCAAATGACCCTGCCCCCAGTCGCTCAATCCCTTCGCCACTAAGCCTCCTACACTATAAATAGCCCCCCAGGCCGATctcgcgcgcgctcgccgccattTCCCTCTCCGCCTCACGCCATTGCTCCAATGAGCTCGATCTCGCCATGGAGCGGCCTTCTCCACCCAGCATTGCCTAATTCGACCACTGCATCATCTTCCTCGTTGCTCGATGGTGCCCTTGAGCCCGAAGCCTGATGCCCAGGACCACCGGAGCGACCTCACCGACGTCAACCGAACCCGACCGCCGCTTCTTGCCGCCGACGAGCTCCTTCCCGGCCACCCCAACCCCGACTTCTAGCACCAAAAGGTGCGCACAGCTTCCCTCTGTCGATTCCCCCACTTAgccccgccgccgaggccgagtcTCGCCAGAACAACGGAGAGCGAGGCTTTGCACGAGCTCCAGTGACCAGGGACCTGCTTGTAATTAAAAAACTTGATTCCAGGGGCTAGTTTGCAAAAAGTACATGAACTTCTAGATTCAAATCAATGAACTTTAAAAATGCAtagaaaatcataaaaaaatggtaaaaatgcaaatccaaatgcTTTGGAATCTATCTATCTACCTATACTATAAAGGATGAAAGAATTGGAAACAATTCTCAACAACATTAA
This portion of the Panicum virgatum strain AP13 chromosome 2N, P.virgatum_v5, whole genome shotgun sequence genome encodes:
- the LOC120660184 gene encoding protein RDM16-like isoform X1 gives rise to the protein MDRDRSSRRARDDDGHHRFRDRDDDRHRRRSRHDTDDHNKHDGGDDDRRRRHREKDGGGDDEDRHSHSHHRNKDDRRSHRDGGDDGDDRRRHGRRSVSSSESPPPSAKRERSSSRPRESIERRDSADREPPSSSRKRKGHEGGGGGGGDETDRDVGKRARASVDPPPPKEERPRRERRRFEDVDANGKNGDVRSKGSKEISSRDQKMGELAVNGDLQSGAAHSDGSQQPLNAAPAVVSSSVSVSSKVSSITINNENEGVSIRSDEVTGKSSTDGSATSAAGKNSNLSLDALAKAKKALQLKKELSEKLKKLPMLNKLGTTSTDMQVSKKEDAKTAVETQTVSKGEAKHTGPVSGLPMSSVSGTPAAADAIGIPGLTSIPNLEAVKRAQELAAKMGFRQDPHFAPLINMFPGTSTELTVPQRPPKAPVLRLDAQGREIDEQGKVISMTKPTNLSTLKVNINKQKKAAFQIIKPDLDSLAKSSAHFDERMGINQIKLLRPKRPGFQFVEEGKLSRQAELHRIKSQFGEAQAKELKVKQAQLAKAKAEVDMNPNLIEVASGMRAPKQKQKEAILDIEPWDAKILLSATYEDFTVEKLNMDRITIYVEHPEPLDPPAELAPPPPQPLKLTKKEQKKLRTQRRLAKEKDRQEMIRQGLLEPPKPKVKMSNLMKVLGSEAVQDPTRLEMEIRTAAAEREQAHVDRNIARKLTPSERREKKERKLFDDPTNTVETIVCVYKIRNLSHPQTRFKVDVNAQENRLAGAAVITDGISVVVVEGGKKSIKRYNKLMLNRIDWAAAVSGEDDAEEEPDKPVNSCALVWQGSVAKPAFHRFIVHNCRSEAAAKKVFADASVPHYWDLAINFSEDSS